Within the Polaribacter pectinis genome, the region CTTAATTTTTTTCTCTTTAATCTTTTTGCTCTTTTCTGAAACTATAAAACCATTAAATTACAACCACGAATATCAGAATTATCAAAACGTCCAATAATTTCAAAAGTTCCATTTTCATGAACTTTTCCTAAATCTTGGGTAGCAATAAATGAGCATGAATTGTAATTGGCCAAATCTATTACGTTAATTCCACCATTTTTTCCTGCAGAATTTATTGTAAGTGCATCTTCTGTATCTCTTGTAAGAATTTTCATCCAAGGTGGCGTTTCAAAAACTCCATTTCCTTTAGAATAACCTTGACTTAATAATTCTGTCATTCCATATTCTGAATGAATTTCTTCAACTCCAAATCCGTTTTTTAAAATACTATGTAATTCTTCTCTAATCAACTCTTTTCTTCTACCTTTCATTCCACCTGTTTCCATAATTATGGTGTTTTTTAGGTTGAATTGTTGTTTTTCTATTAAATCTAACAAAGCAAAAGAAACACCAATAAGTAACGTTTTTTGTCCTTTTTTATCTAATTCCGATAATTTTTCAGCTAATTCATCAATATTATTGAGATAAAAACCACTTTCTTCGTTTTTAGATTTTCTAATTAAATCATCTACCATAAAAACCAAAGAAGAACCTTTTCTTTCTAGATAATTTGGCAACAAAGCTAAAACTGCATAATCTTCTATGTTTCCATAAAAATGAGCAAAACCTTTTAAGTAACTTTCTTTATAAACTTTAATATCTGTTACAAAATGTTTACTTGTAATGCTTCCTGTTGTTCCAGAACTTGTAAAAACCTCTTCAACTTCATCTAAAGAAGCAATTACTTTTCTACTTTTAAAAAACTGTATTGGTAAAAACGGAATTTCTTCAACTTTAGAAACACTTGAAGGATGCACATATAACAAATCACAAAAAGACCTGTACACTTTATTGTTCTTAAACTGATGCTTAAAAACGGCTAAAGTAACTTCTTTAAATTCTTTGGTGTTTTGTATGTTAAAAATCTTGTTTTCCATATATTTTTGCAAAAATAAGATTTATAGACGCAACCTTTAACATCTTTTTTCATCTTGTAAGAAAAGAACAACATTTATGAAGTTTAGTTTTAAAATATTTAGTGTTTTCTTGTTAAGTGTATTCACTTTTTTTTC harbors:
- a CDS encoding acyl transferase, which codes for MENKIFNIQNTKEFKEVTLAVFKHQFKNNKVYRSFCDLLYVHPSSVSKVEEIPFLPIQFFKSRKVIASLDEVEEVFTSSGTTGSITSKHFVTDIKVYKESYLKGFAHFYGNIEDYAVLALLPNYLERKGSSLVFMVDDLIRKSKNEESGFYLNNIDELAEKLSELDKKGQKTLLIGVSFALLDLIEKQQFNLKNTIIMETGGMKGRRKELIREELHSILKNGFGVEEIHSEYGMTELLSQGYSKGNGVFETPPWMKILTRDTEDALTINSAGKNGGINVIDLANYNSCSFIATQDLGKVHENGTFEIIGRFDNSDIRGCNLMVL